The Vicia villosa cultivar HV-30 ecotype Madison, WI linkage group LG1, Vvil1.0, whole genome shotgun sequence genome includes a region encoding these proteins:
- the LOC131631951 gene encoding uncharacterized protein At4g15545 — translation MTAESGSSNFDLPENVVQVLPSDPFEQLDVARKITSIALSTRVNALEFELSELRNKIAEKDSLIAELQSQAQSLNASLSETADELVRAEQDKENLLQENASLSESVRKLNRDVSKLEVFRKTLMQSLQEDDDNSGGAPDIVARIQNQSSLTYTSQFGDNDSSLPLSISSSMPRVSDSGNSFAEDQDSDVIRPRVAYNLLMASQNTTPRITPTGSPPSFSASVSPTRTSRTMSPRRHSISFSTTTGMHGDRSSVFSSIGHGSISSSDSVTGSQAGRTRVDGKEFFRQVRNRLSYEQFGAFLANVKELNSHKQTKEVTLQKADEIFGPENKDLFTTFEGLITRNVH, via the exons ATGACGGCAGAATCAGGTAGTTCGAACTTCGATCTTCCCGAGAATGTCGTGCAAGTGCTACCGTCAGATCCGTTTGAGCAACTCGATGTGGCGCGCAAGATCACATCCATTGCTCTATCGACACGTGTCAACGCATTGGAATTCGAGTTGTCGGAACTTCGTAACAAGATCGCCGAGAAGGATAGTCTCATCGCCGAACTTCAGTCTCAGGCTCAGTCCCTCAACGCCTCCCTTTCTGAAACCGCGGATGAACTCGTCCGAGCCGAACAAGATAAG GAGAATTTGCTTCAGGAGAATGCTTCGCTTTCAGAATCTGTCAGAAAGCTTAATCGAGATGTCTCCAAG CTAGAGGTTTTCAGAAAGACGCTTATGCAATCACTTCAGGAGGATGATGATAATTCA GGAGGAGCTCCGGACATTGTTGCTAGAATACAGAATCAGTCGAGTTTGACTTATACGTCTCAGTTTGGAG ATAATGACTCTTCATTGCCACTGTCTATATCTTCTTCGATGCCTCGTGTTTCTGATAGTGGAAATTCTTTCGCTGAAGATCAAGATTCTGATG TCATAAGACCTAGAGTGGCCTATAATCTCCTCATGGCTTCCCAAAATACCACCCCCCGGATTACTCCCACCGGTTCCCCTCCTAGTTTTTCTGCATCAGTATCTCCAACGAGAACATCTAGAACCATGTCTCCGAGGAGACACTCCATTTCCTTTTCAACTACAACAGGCATGCATGGTGATAGGTCTTCAGTGTTTTCCTCCATTGGTCACGGTTCAATATCAAGCTCCGACTCAGTAACAGGATCACAAGCTG GACGAACACGGGTGGATGGCAAGGAGTTCTTTCGCCAAGTCAG GAATCGTTTATCGTACGAGCAGTTTGGTGCATTCTTGGCAAATGTTAAGGAGCTAAATTCTCATAAACAAACAAAAGAG GTGACTTTACAGAAAGCGGATGAAATTTTCGGGCCTGAAAACAAGGACCTATTCACTACATTTGAGGGATTGATCACACGCAATGTCCATTGA
- the LOC131631960 gene encoding uncharacterized protein LOC131631960, protein MGTQVLHPQEYFFTPTPASFSYRSNHYGYNNNRAATSKSHRKPVTRPAVKKRDSTLVLKRSSADDSVTAKSREKVTILRRGKSLDSSLEAVKSDKYAGSAFSMSPSPSALPLPSFLMKKQFSATVDDSATRDLRRLLRLD, encoded by the coding sequence ATGGGAACTCAGGTTTTACACCCCCAGGAATACTTTTTCACACCTACTCCGGCTTCGTTTTCCTACCGGAGCAACCACTACGGTTACAACAACAACCGTGCTGCGACCTCAAAGTCTCACCGGAAACCGGTTACCCGACCAGCCGTAAAGAAACGGGATTCTACTCTGGTCTTGAAGAGATCAAGTGCTGATGATTCAGTAACTGCGAAGAGCAGGGAAAAGGTGACGATTCTCCGTAGGGGTAAATCACTGGATTCATCGCTGGAAGCGGTTAAGAGCGACAAATACGCCGGATCTGCGTTCTCAATGTCTCCATCGCCGAGCGCGCTTCCTCTACCATCTTTTCTGATGAAGAAGCAGTTCTCAGCGACAGTTGATGACTCTGCAACGCGAGATCTAAGGCGTCTGCTTCGACTTGATTGA
- the LOC131597378 gene encoding uncharacterized protein LOC131597378, which translates to MASSETPSSQPPSQEAPSAQSLVQTNVRGKTDIAWAHCTKSPDEKSLVCIYCHKAFGGGGIHRVKQHLTGIVGNVEICKSVPAEIRFQMKQHFNERSKKRKTSDMAESESFTTEGDELQVQTNPRVGASKKNDARIGTYFLPRTTPGAQPTLKSVMQSKEVVEKCDLAIAKWFIDASIPFNAANSPYFQPAVDALCCMGVGYKVPTMHALRSNLLNKWVDDVKIQIEQYRSIWKDTGCTLMADGWTDCCRRTLINFLVYCPKGTVFIKSVDASGASKTAETLFKLFKEVVLYVGQENVVQVVTDNVANYVAAGKLLEREFPKLFWSPCAAHCINLMLQDMGEIRGSK; encoded by the coding sequence ATGGCATCTTCTGAAACACCATCATCACAACCACCATCACAAGAAGCCCCTTCAGCTCAAAGTTTAGTTCAAACTAATGTTAGAGGAAAGACTGATATAGCTTGGGCACATTGTACTAAAAGTCCTGATGAAAAATCTCTTGTTTGTATATACTGTCACAAAGCTTTTGGTGGAGGTGGAATTCATAGGGTAAAGCAACACTTGACTGGAATAGTAGGAAATGTTGAAATTTGTAAGTCAGTGCCTGCAGAAATTCGTTTTCAGATGAAACAACATTTTAATGAGCGGAGTAAGAAAAGAAAAACTTCAGATATGGCTGAAAGCGAGTCATTTACTACCGAGGGGGATGAATTGCAAGTACAAACGAACCCACGGGTTGGTGCATCTAAAAAGAATGATGCTCGCATTGGTACTTATTTTTTACCTAGAACAACTCCGGGAGCTCAACCTACTTTGAAAAGTGTGATGCAAAGTAAAGAAGTGGTAGAAAAATGTGATCTTGCTATTGCGAAGTGGTTTATTGATGCATCTATTCCTTTTAATGCTGCAAATTCGCCTTATTTTCAACCTGCAGTTGATGCTCTTTGTTGTATGGGTGTTGGATATAAGGTTCCTACTATGCATGCCCTTCGTAGTAATTTGTTAAATAAGTGGGTTGATGACGTGAAGATACAGATAGAGCAATATCGTTCTATTTGGAAGGATACAGGTTGTACTCTTATGGCAGATGGGTGGACTGATTGTTGTAGAAGAACTCTTATCAACTTTTTAGTTTATTGCCCCAAAGGAACTGTTTTCATAAAGTCTGTTGATGCCTCTGGTGCTTCTAAAACTGCAGAAACATTGTTTAAGCTTTTCAAGGAAGTAGTGTTGTATGTTGGCCAGGAAAATGTTGTTCAAGTCGTTACAGATAATGTTGCGAATTATGTTGCTGCTGGAAAGTTGTTGGAAAGGGAGTTTCCTAAGTTGTTTTGGTCTCCTTGTGCAGCACACTGTATTAATTTGATGTTGCAAGACATGGGGGAAATTAGAGGAAGTAAGTGA